In Rhodanobacter humi, the following are encoded in one genomic region:
- a CDS encoding phosphoadenylyl-sulfate reductase yields MSAPVLPADGNGTEALLALNHWLAGCDAEARVRWMLAHVPGAHALSSSFGAQAAVSLHLLASQAPDIPVILIDTGYLFPETYQFVDTLSERLALNLKVYRPIIGRAWAEARYGKLWEQGIDGLDRYNRIRKVEPMQRALAELGVHGWFAGLRRDQSRSRRAIDYVEWRPAASGAGRWKLHPIADWTDRDVGRYLQQHALPYHPLWEQGYISIGDTHTTQRWEPGMDAEDTRFFGLKRECGLHELP; encoded by the coding sequence ATGAGCGCGCCCGTGCTTCCCGCCGACGGCAACGGCACCGAGGCGCTGCTCGCACTCAACCACTGGCTGGCCGGGTGCGACGCCGAGGCACGCGTGCGCTGGATGCTGGCGCACGTGCCGGGCGCGCACGCGCTGTCCTCCAGCTTCGGTGCGCAGGCGGCGGTGTCGCTGCACCTGCTGGCCAGCCAGGCGCCGGACATCCCGGTGATCCTGATCGACACCGGCTACCTGTTCCCCGAGACCTACCAGTTCGTCGACACGCTGAGCGAACGGCTCGCGCTCAACCTCAAGGTCTACCGCCCCATCATCGGCCGCGCCTGGGCCGAGGCGCGCTACGGCAAGCTGTGGGAGCAGGGCATCGATGGGCTGGACCGCTACAACCGCATCCGCAAGGTGGAGCCGATGCAGCGCGCGCTGGCCGAACTGGGCGTGCACGGCTGGTTCGCCGGCCTGCGCCGCGACCAGTCGCGCAGCCGCCGCGCGATCGACTACGTGGAATGGCGGCCAGCTGCCTCGGGCGCGGGCCGCTGGAAGTTGCACCCGATCGCCGACTGGACCGACCGCGACGTGGGCCGCTACCTGCAACAGCACGCCTTGCCCTACCACCCGCTGTGGGAACAGGGCTACATCTCCATCGGCGACACCCACACCACGCAGCGCTGGGAGCCGGGCATGGATGCCGAGGACACCCGTTTCTTCGGGCTCAAGCGCGAGTGCGGCCTGCACGAGCTGCCGTGA
- the cysI gene encoding assimilatory sulfite reductase (NADPH) hemoprotein subunit, producing the protein MPSHLEHIKTASRFLRGSIAEGLADPATGAISEDDNKLLKFHGSYQQDDRDIRDERRRQKLEPAYAFMVRARLPGGVMTPAQWLAFDRIASDYASSGLRITTRQTFQWHGIIKRNLKPTIAAIDAALASTIAACGDVNRNVVCNTNPVQSQAHAAAYDWAARLSEHLKPKTRAYHELWLDGEKLVGEAAAAENEPLYGPTYLPRKFKIGLAIPPLNDIDVFAQDLGLIAILEQGELAGFNVAIGGGMGATHGDPTTYPRLADVIGFVPPERLLTLAEAAIAVQRDWGDREERKHARFKYTVDTHGLDKVKAEIEQRAGFALEPARPFRFDHNGDRYGWIEGHDGRWHLTLQVESGRLLDGDEVRWLSGMREIAHVHTGDIRLTCNQNLIVANVTATDRARIDAIVAAHGMGGYHRYSGIRRHAIACVALPTCGLAMAESERYLPQLLPKLESLLDTHGLLDTPILLRLSGCPNGCSRPYLGEIALVGRAIGRYDLRLGADFRGQRLNQVYRENVDEAAILEALDRLFARYAGERALGEHFGDFLLRTGVLAEPRRIPMAVLA; encoded by the coding sequence ATGCCTTCCCATCTCGAACACATCAAGACCGCCAGCCGCTTCCTGCGCGGCAGCATCGCCGAGGGGCTGGCCGACCCGGCCACCGGCGCAATCAGCGAAGACGACAACAAGTTGCTGAAGTTCCACGGCAGCTACCAGCAGGACGACCGCGACATCCGCGACGAGCGCCGCCGGCAGAAGCTGGAGCCGGCCTACGCCTTCATGGTGCGTGCGCGCCTGCCGGGCGGGGTGATGACGCCGGCGCAGTGGCTGGCCTTCGACCGGATCGCCAGCGACTACGCCTCCAGCGGCCTGCGCATCACCACGCGGCAGACCTTCCAGTGGCACGGCATCATCAAGCGCAACCTCAAGCCCACCATCGCCGCGATCGACGCTGCGCTGGCCAGCACCATCGCCGCCTGCGGCGACGTCAATCGCAACGTGGTGTGCAACACCAACCCGGTGCAGTCGCAGGCGCATGCGGCGGCCTACGATTGGGCGGCGCGGCTGTCCGAACACCTGAAGCCGAAGACGCGCGCCTACCACGAGCTCTGGCTGGATGGCGAAAAGTTGGTGGGCGAGGCCGCGGCGGCGGAAAACGAGCCGCTGTACGGCCCCACCTACCTGCCGCGCAAGTTCAAGATCGGCCTGGCGATCCCGCCGCTCAACGACATCGACGTGTTCGCGCAGGACCTGGGTCTGATCGCGATCCTCGAACAGGGCGAGCTGGCCGGTTTCAACGTGGCGATCGGCGGCGGCATGGGCGCCACGCATGGCGATCCGACCACCTATCCGCGCCTCGCCGACGTGATCGGCTTCGTGCCGCCCGAGCGCCTGCTCACACTGGCCGAGGCCGCCATCGCCGTGCAGCGCGACTGGGGCGACCGCGAGGAGCGCAAGCACGCGCGCTTCAAGTACACCGTCGACACGCACGGGCTGGACAAGGTCAAGGCGGAGATCGAACAGCGCGCGGGCTTCGCGCTGGAACCGGCGCGGCCGTTCCGCTTCGACCACAACGGCGACCGCTACGGCTGGATCGAAGGCCACGACGGCCGCTGGCACCTCACCTTGCAGGTGGAGTCCGGCCGCCTGCTGGACGGCGACGAGGTGCGCTGGCTCAGCGGCATGCGCGAGATCGCGCACGTACACACCGGCGACATCCGGCTCACCTGCAACCAGAACCTGATCGTCGCGAACGTGACCGCGACGGATCGCGCGCGCATCGACGCCATCGTGGCCGCGCACGGCATGGGCGGCTACCACCGCTACAGCGGCATCCGCCGCCACGCGATCGCCTGCGTGGCGCTGCCCACCTGCGGCCTGGCGATGGCCGAGAGCGAGCGCTATCTGCCGCAACTGCTGCCGAAATTGGAATCGCTGCTGGACACGCACGGCCTGCTCGACACGCCGATCCTGCTGCGCCTGTCCGGCTGCCCGAACGGCTGCTCGCGGCCCTACCTCGGCGAGATCGCCCTGGTCGGGCGCGCGATCGGCCGCTACGACCTGCGCCTGGGCGCGGATTTCCGCGGCCAGCGGCTGAACCAGGTCTACCGCGAGAACGTGGACGAAGCCGCGATCCTGGAGGCGCTGGATCGCCTGTTCGCGCGCTACGCCGGCGAGCGTGCCTTGGGTGAACACTTCGGCGACTTCCTGCTGCGCACGGGCGTGCTCGCCGAGCCGCGGCGCATCCCGATGGCGGTGCTGGCATGA
- a CDS encoding LysR substrate-binding domain-containing protein: MTLTQLRYLVAIADCRLNITAAAEHVHATQPGVSKQLKQLEDELGLQLFIRKGKSLDTITDAGVRVIERARLILAEALNIRSIAANLRNEAHGELRIATTHTQARFALPGSIAALNRRYPQVSVHLQPSGDAEVLALLESGRVDLAVVSTSGAAPAGGVALPAYRWSRVVLAPQDHPLATLGRTPTLAELAAQPLVSYDSSKRPESSLRRVFAAAGLTPQIAMTAADADLIKTYVRAGLGIGVLAEMALQPGEDTDLRVIQADALLPLCTTWIVLRKDSVLRDYTLEWIAQFAPHLDRNDVRRLLTLGIVPETPPRVPHWRERQAVA; this comes from the coding sequence ATGACCCTGACCCAACTGCGCTACCTCGTCGCCATCGCCGACTGCCGCCTCAACATCACCGCCGCCGCCGAACACGTGCATGCCACCCAGCCTGGGGTGAGCAAGCAGCTCAAGCAACTGGAGGACGAGCTCGGCCTGCAATTGTTCATCCGCAAGGGCAAGAGCCTGGACACGATCACCGACGCCGGCGTGCGGGTGATCGAGCGGGCGCGGCTGATCCTGGCCGAGGCGCTGAACATCCGCTCGATCGCCGCGAACCTGCGCAACGAGGCGCACGGCGAGCTGCGCATCGCCACCACGCACACCCAGGCGCGCTTCGCCCTGCCCGGCTCGATCGCCGCGCTGAACCGGCGCTACCCGCAGGTCAGCGTGCACCTGCAGCCCAGCGGCGACGCCGAGGTGCTGGCCCTGCTGGAAAGCGGTCGCGTCGACCTCGCCGTGGTCAGCACCTCGGGTGCGGCGCCGGCCGGCGGTGTCGCCCTGCCCGCCTATCGCTGGAGCCGGGTGGTGCTGGCGCCGCAGGATCACCCTTTGGCGACGCTGGGCCGCACGCCCACACTGGCCGAGCTGGCCGCGCAGCCGCTGGTGAGCTACGACTCCTCGAAGCGGCCGGAATCCTCGCTGCGCCGCGTCTTCGCCGCCGCCGGGCTGACGCCGCAGATCGCGATGACCGCCGCCGACGCCGACCTCATCAAGACCTACGTGCGCGCCGGACTCGGCATCGGCGTGTTGGCCGAGATGGCGCTGCAGCCGGGCGAGGACACCGACCTGCGCGTGATCCAGGCCGACGCGCTGCTGCCGCTGTGCACCACCTGGATCGTGCTGCGCAAGGACAGCGTGCTGCGCGACTACACGCTGGAATGGATCGCGCAGTTCGCGCCGCACCTGGACCGCAATGACGTGCGCCGCCTGCTCACCTTGGGCATCGTGCCGGAGACGCCGCCGCGCGTGCCGCACTGGCGCGAGCGCCAGGCAGTCGCTTAA
- a CDS encoding assimilatory sulfite reductase (NADPH) flavoprotein subunit — MSAATRPILPTPGLAAERLTLLHRLTEGLPPADLYWISAWSAALAAQATRVALPAITPAAEAPNAAATERLTVLYGSQTGNSRRVAERLAERATAAGLSVRILRTGAYAVRELAQERHLALVISSQGDGDPPDDALGFVEFLSGKRAPKLPQLKFAVLGLGDSSYPQYCAVSRRLDTRFAELGAQRFAELGEADVDFEAPSASWSEGVLAKAREALGAPAMANVRPVALHAVNSALHDRENPFAAEVLENQRIVSRDSAREVRHLELSLQGSGLRYEPGDALGVWPRNPPVLVDAWLRELRLDGEQEVAHDGRRLPLRRWLSHERELTRLSRPLLAAHAAASGDADLARVLEPEQREALARLLDTDQPIDLLRRHPVGWNAEQLVAALRPLTPRLYSIASSPKAVGEDEVHLTVGVVDYHAHGSAHLGAASAFLAAAGDETRVPVFVEANERFRLPADPSRDIIMIGPGTGVAPFRAFVQERQAVGAAGRNWLFFGNRHFAQDFLYQTEWQQALKDGALHRLDLAFSRDGVSKVYVQDRIREHGRELYARLREGAYLYVCGDATHMAKDVHEALVELAVAHGGLSAEDARAWLTELLQEGRYARDVY; from the coding sequence GTGAGCGCTGCCACCCGACCGATATTGCCGACGCCCGGCCTGGCCGCGGAACGGCTGACGCTGCTGCACCGGTTGACCGAAGGCCTGCCGCCGGCGGACCTGTACTGGATTTCGGCGTGGAGTGCCGCGCTCGCGGCGCAGGCCACGCGCGTCGCGCTGCCGGCCATCACGCCGGCAGCCGAAGCGCCGAACGCAGCGGCGACCGAGCGGCTGACCGTGCTCTACGGCAGCCAGACCGGCAACTCGCGCCGGGTCGCCGAGCGGCTGGCCGAGCGCGCCACCGCGGCGGGGCTGAGCGTGCGCATCCTGCGCACCGGCGCCTATGCCGTGCGCGAACTGGCGCAGGAGCGGCACCTGGCGCTGGTTATCAGCAGCCAGGGCGACGGTGATCCGCCGGACGACGCGCTGGGCTTCGTCGAGTTCCTGAGCGGCAAGCGTGCGCCGAAGCTGCCGCAGCTGAAGTTCGCCGTGCTGGGCCTGGGCGATTCCAGCTACCCGCAGTATTGCGCGGTGAGCCGCCGGCTCGATACGCGCTTCGCCGAGCTGGGTGCGCAGCGTTTCGCCGAACTCGGTGAGGCCGATGTGGATTTCGAGGCGCCCAGTGCGAGCTGGAGCGAGGGTGTGCTGGCCAAGGCGCGCGAGGCGTTGGGTGCGCCGGCCATGGCGAACGTGCGCCCGGTGGCGCTGCACGCGGTGAACAGCGCGCTGCACGACCGCGAGAATCCGTTCGCCGCCGAGGTGCTGGAAAACCAGCGCATCGTCTCGCGCGACAGCGCCCGCGAGGTGCGCCACCTTGAACTTTCTTTGCAAGGCTCGGGCCTGCGCTACGAGCCGGGCGACGCACTGGGCGTGTGGCCGCGCAATCCGCCCGTGCTGGTGGACGCGTGGCTGCGCGAGCTGCGCCTGGACGGCGAGCAGGAGGTGGCGCATGACGGCCGCCGCCTGCCGCTGCGGCGCTGGCTCAGCCACGAGCGCGAACTGACCCGGCTCAGCCGCCCGTTGCTGGCCGCGCATGCCGCCGCCAGTGGCGACGCCGACCTGGCGCGCGTGCTGGAACCGGAGCAGCGTGAGGCACTGGCCCGCCTGCTCGACACCGACCAGCCCATCGACCTGCTGCGTCGCCACCCGGTGGGCTGGAACGCGGAGCAACTGGTCGCCGCGCTGCGCCCGCTCACGCCGCGCCTGTACTCCATCGCCTCCAGCCCGAAGGCGGTGGGCGAGGACGAGGTGCATCTCACGGTGGGCGTGGTGGACTACCACGCGCATGGCAGTGCCCATCTCGGCGCGGCCTCGGCCTTCCTCGCCGCCGCGGGTGACGAGACACGGGTACCGGTATTCGTGGAGGCCAACGAACGCTTCCGCCTGCCGGCCGACCCGTCGCGCGACATCATCATGATCGGCCCGGGCACCGGCGTGGCGCCGTTTCGCGCCTTCGTGCAGGAGCGTCAGGCCGTGGGTGCCGCGGGGCGCAACTGGCTGTTCTTCGGCAATCGCCATTTCGCGCAGGACTTCCTCTACCAGACCGAATGGCAGCAGGCGCTCAAGGATGGCGCCTTGCATCGCCTCGATCTCGCGTTCTCGCGTGATGGGGTCAGCAAGGTCTATGTACAGGATCGGATCAGGGAACACGGGCGCGAACTCTACGCCAGGTTGCGCGAGGGCGCATACCTCTACGTCTGCGGCGACGCGACGCACATGGCGAAGGACGTGCACGAGGCGCTGGTCGAGCTGGCCGTCGCCCATGGCGGGTTGAGTGCCGAGGATGCCCGTGCCTGGCTGACCGAACTGCTGCAGGAAGGGCGCTACGCCCGCGATGTTTATTGA